Proteins encoded together in one Campylobacter peloridis LMG 23910 window:
- the fliN gene encoding flagellar motor switch protein FliN has product MIDEHLGLLQSYEDILDISVDFVSELGTTNMSVKELLKLEIGSVIDLEKPAGESVELYLNKRIFGKGEVMVYEKNLAIRINEILDSKTVLQYFKKELQ; this is encoded by the coding sequence ATGATTGATGAACATTTAGGTTTATTACAATCTTACGAAGATATTTTAGATATTAGTGTTGATTTTGTAAGTGAGCTTGGAACGACAAATATGAGCGTTAAAGAGCTTTTAAAGCTAGAGATAGGTTCGGTGATTGACCTTGAAAAGCCAGCTGGAGAAAGCGTGGAGCTTTATTTGAATAAAAGAATTTTTGGAAAAGGTGAGGTAATGGTATATGAAAAAAACCTTGCTATTAGGATTAATGAAATTTTAGATTCTAAAACAGTATTGCAGTATTTCAAAAAAGAATTGCAATGA
- a CDS encoding Ppx/GppA phosphatase family protein, whose protein sequence is MAKKTAVIDLGSNSVRMVVFERTSRYGFFICNEYKKKVRLGENAYNNDKILQEHAMQKAEEALKFFKEKALKEKCRKIIAVGTSALRDAPNSKDFIKRISHNVGLNIKCINGKTESFLGGLAALNLLSDIKNATTIDIGGGSTELCLIKDGKIIDCISLDLGTVRLKEIFYDRKKFNALELFIQKSLEQVPKKFQNEHIIAIGGSLRAISNSIMKKNSYPLKMIHNFCYSLDKEKNHIEKILNAKNLMDFNIKKDRFDTIKEGCMIFLALTKYLKAKNIITSAVGVREGAFLSSLFGKYIKIKNETLDYSKFNAKFPPNFNPSLKSLQDRFDINYNSKCVHFTDKLFDVFLPEHKMDYKYKQILLNAAKLSHIGEKLNFYFANEHGANMVLNGLHFGFSHTQIALIAILLKTNGKKITPYIMEHYKDLLPNNHILSWLNFILALAKKLARDSDENLEFILKNNTLYIFSHKKQVYFSIDEIKKIVKPKLIILAFNQKI, encoded by the coding sequence ATGGCAAAAAAAACAGCGGTTATTGATCTTGGATCAAATTCTGTTCGCATGGTTGTTTTTGAAAGAACATCAAGATATGGCTTTTTTATATGCAATGAGTATAAAAAAAAGGTTAGACTTGGGGAAAATGCTTATAATAACGACAAAATTCTACAAGAACATGCCATGCAAAAAGCCGAAGAGGCTTTAAAATTTTTTAAAGAAAAAGCTTTAAAAGAAAAATGCAGAAAAATCATAGCCGTTGGTACTTCTGCTTTAAGAGACGCTCCAAATTCTAAAGATTTTATAAAAAGAATTTCACACAATGTAGGCTTAAATATAAAATGCATAAATGGCAAAACAGAGTCATTTTTAGGTGGGCTTGCGGCTTTAAATTTACTATCTGATATAAAAAATGCAACGACTATAGATATAGGTGGTGGCTCAACAGAATTATGTCTTATTAAAGATGGAAAAATAATTGATTGTATTTCTTTGGATCTTGGAACGGTAAGACTTAAAGAAATTTTTTATGATCGTAAAAAATTCAATGCTTTAGAACTTTTTATTCAAAAATCACTCGAACAAGTTCCAAAGAAATTTCAAAACGAGCACATTATAGCTATAGGTGGTAGTTTAAGAGCTATATCTAATTCTATCATGAAAAAAAATTCCTATCCACTAAAGATGATTCACAATTTTTGCTATAGCCTAGATAAAGAAAAAAACCATATAGAAAAAATTCTAAATGCTAAAAATTTAATGGACTTTAACATCAAAAAAGATCGTTTTGACACCATAAAAGAAGGCTGTATGATATTTTTAGCTTTAACAAAATACCTTAAAGCTAAAAATATCATTACTTCTGCAGTAGGAGTTAGAGAAGGTGCTTTTTTATCTAGTCTTTTTGGAAAATACATTAAAATAAAAAATGAAACATTGGATTATTCTAAATTTAATGCCAAATTTCCACCTAATTTTAATCCTAGTTTGAAATCTTTACAAGATCGTTTTGATATTAACTATAACAGCAAGTGTGTTCATTTTACTGATAAATTATTTGATGTTTTTTTGCCAGAACATAAGATGGATTATAAATATAAGCAAATTTTATTAAACGCTGCCAAACTTTCACATATTGGTGAAAAATTAAATTTTTATTTTGCAAACGAACATGGTGCAAATATGGTTTTAAATGGACTTCATTTTGGATTTTCACATACTCAAATAGCTCTTATTGCTATTTTATTAAAAACCAATGGAAAAAAAATAACTCCTTATATTATGGAGCATTATAAAGATTTATTACCAAATAACCATATACTTTCATGGCTTAATTTCATACTAGCTTTAGCTAAAAAACTTGCAAGAGATAGTGATGAAAATCTTGAATTTATTTTAAAAAATAATACTCTATATATTTTTTCTCATAAAAAACAAGTATATTTTTCTATAGATGAAATTAAAAAAATCGTAAAACCAAAGCTTATCATTTTGGCTTTTAATCAAAAAATCTAA
- a CDS encoding YfhL family 4Fe-4S dicluster ferredoxin, translated as MSLLITRDCISCDACREECPDEAIYDNDPIYVIDPDLCTECVNEFSEPACIVACPVDCIIPDPDNVESIDELRLKHKNKDI; from the coding sequence ATGTCACTTTTAATCACTAGAGATTGTATATCTTGTGATGCATGTAGGGAAGAATGCCCTGATGAAGCAATTTATGATAATGATCCAATTTATGTTATAGATCCTGATTTATGCACAGAATGTGTCAATGAATTTTCAGAACCAGCCTGTATAGTTGCCTGTCCTGTTGATTGCATTATCCCTGATCCTGATAATGTTGAAAGTATTGATGAGTTACGCTTAAAACATAAAAATAAAGATATTTAA
- the hsrA gene encoding homeostatic response regulator transcription factor HsrA, whose product MRILVVEDEVTLNKTISNTLTEFGYQSDTSENFKDAEYFIGIRHYDLVLTNWIIGGNDASDLINVIKHKSPRTAIITLCSKNDKENEIKALKAGSDDYVKKPLDFDILLARIEARLRFGGTNVIKIDDLIIDPDEEKITFQGKDIELKGKPFEVLTHLARHSDQIVSKEQLLDAIWEEPELVTPNVIEVAINQIRQKMDKPLNISTIETVRRRGYRFCFPKKEN is encoded by the coding sequence ATGCGTATTTTAGTTGTGGAAGATGAAGTAACACTAAATAAGACAATTTCAAACACACTTACAGAATTTGGCTACCAAAGCGATACTTCAGAAAATTTTAAAGATGCGGAATATTTTATAGGTATTAGACATTATGATTTAGTATTGACAAATTGGATTATTGGCGGAAACGATGCTAGTGATTTAATTAATGTTATCAAGCATAAATCACCAAGAACAGCTATAATCACTCTTTGTTCTAAAAACGATAAAGAAAACGAAATTAAGGCTTTAAAAGCTGGTTCAGATGATTATGTAAAAAAACCTTTAGACTTTGACATTTTACTTGCTAGAATCGAAGCTAGACTTAGATTTGGTGGAACTAATGTAATTAAAATCGATGATTTAATCATTGATCCAGATGAAGAAAAAATCACTTTTCAAGGTAAAGATATAGAATTAAAAGGTAAGCCTTTTGAAGTATTAACTCATCTAGCTAGACATTCTGATCAAATTGTATCTAAAGAACAACTTTTAGATGCCATCTGGGAAGAACCTGAGCTTGTAACTCCAAATGTTATAGAAGTAGCTATCAATCAAATAAGACAAAAAATGGATAAACCTTTAAACATCTCTACTATTGAAACAGTTCGTCGTAGAGGTTATCGTTTTTGCTTTCCTAAAAAAGAAAATTAG
- a CDS encoding dihydroneopterin aldolase, which yields MQSHIKINLEFECIIGILDFERIQEQKVFIELEAKSKKFLDYAKICSRIEKIYKKKKFKTIEQSLKYICKNIKKHHKKLKFINITCYKLEIIHNAKVGATLMKKY from the coding sequence ATGCAAAGTCATATAAAAATAAATTTAGAATTTGAATGTATTATAGGAATTTTAGATTTTGAAAGAATTCAAGAACAAAAAGTTTTTATAGAATTAGAAGCTAAAAGCAAAAAATTTTTAGACTATGCCAAAATTTGTTCAAGAATTGAAAAAATCTACAAAAAAAAGAAATTTAAAACTATAGAACAATCTTTAAAATATATCTGTAAAAATATAAAAAAACATCATAAAAAATTAAAATTTATTAATATTACTTGCTATAAATTAGAAATTATACACAATGCAAAGGTTGGCGCTACTTTAATGAAAAAATATTAA
- the plsY gene encoding glycerol-3-phosphate 1-O-acyltransferase PlsY produces the protein MENLIIYLLAYLIGGIPFGFLLAKFFANTDIKKLGSKSIGATNVLRVIKTTNPKLAKKLAIATIILDAAKGIIPILIAKNLSYDENILWTMAVLAVFGHCFSPYLKFEGGKGIATGAGVLAVFLPLEILCALLIWFIIGKIFKISSLASLCALATLITTSFIFHYDMPVINTHAPIFIIAFIVVYKHIPNILRIIGKQECKVI, from the coding sequence ATGGAAAATTTAATCATTTATCTTTTGGCATATCTTATAGGGGGTATACCATTTGGTTTTTTACTGGCTAAATTTTTTGCCAATACTGATATTAAAAAATTAGGTAGTAAAAGTATAGGTGCGACTAATGTATTAAGAGTAATTAAAACAACCAATCCAAAACTTGCTAAAAAACTCGCTATAGCAACGATAATCTTAGATGCAGCCAAGGGCATAATACCCATTTTGATAGCAAAAAATTTATCCTATGATGAAAATATTTTATGGACAATGGCTGTTTTAGCAGTATTTGGACATTGCTTTTCTCCTTATTTAAAATTTGAAGGTGGTAAAGGTATAGCAACTGGAGCAGGTGTTTTAGCTGTTTTTTTACCCTTAGAAATTTTATGTGCTTTGCTAATTTGGTTTATCATAGGAAAAATATTTAAAATTTCAAGTTTAGCTTCTCTTTGTGCCTTAGCAACATTAATCACTACTTCTTTTATTTTTCATTATGATATGCCTGTTATCAATACGCATGCGCCTATTTTTATCATCGCTTTTATAGTAGTATATAAACATATACCAAATATACTAAGAATCATTGGAAAGCAAGAATGCAAAGTCATATAA
- a CDS encoding cytochrome c551 peroxidase: protein MKKISLLVASSLLVASTAFANDRALLDEAKAAGLAPLPKDQAGVEKLLNEMGVKASKFSKEKANLGKKLYFEPRLSKSGLISCNTCHNLGMGGTDGVAAAVGHKWTANPHHLNSPTVYNSVLNSTQFWDGRAGTLADQAKGPIEAEPEMATPAKLAVEKISSMPEYVKEFKKIYGNDGVTFDNIADAIATFERTLLTPSKFDKFLEGDTKALSKKEKEGLKTFIDKGCTACHTGVNLGGSMQAFQVAAKYKFANVGDFKGDANGLVKTPTLRNIAETAPYFHNGAIWSLKDAIKEMGSVQLGIEISDKEAASIETFLNALTGKKPNITYPQLPKATEKTPKPEL from the coding sequence ATGAAAAAAATTTCATTATTAGTAGCATCTTCATTACTAGTTGCATCGACTGCTTTTGCTAATGATAGAGCTTTGCTTGATGAAGCAAAAGCTGCAGGTTTAGCACCTTTACCAAAAGATCAAGCAGGGGTTGAAAAACTTTTAAATGAAATGGGTGTTAAAGCAAGTAAATTTTCAAAAGAAAAAGCTAATCTTGGAAAAAAATTATATTTTGAACCAAGACTTTCAAAAAGTGGTTTAATTTCTTGTAATACCTGTCACAACCTTGGTATGGGCGGAACAGATGGTGTAGCAGCAGCTGTTGGCCATAAATGGACAGCAAATCCGCATCATTTAAATTCACCAACAGTTTATAATTCAGTGTTAAATTCAACGCAATTTTGGGATGGTAGAGCAGGAACTTTAGCCGATCAAGCAAAAGGGCCAATCGAAGCAGAACCTGAAATGGCAACACCAGCAAAATTAGCTGTAGAAAAAATTTCTTCTATGCCTGAGTATGTGAAAGAATTTAAAAAAATATATGGCAATGATGGAGTAACTTTTGACAATATTGCAGATGCAATAGCAACTTTTGAAAGAACGCTTTTGACTCCATCTAAATTTGACAAATTCTTAGAAGGCGATACAAAAGCACTAAGTAAAAAAGAAAAAGAAGGTTTAAAAACTTTTATTGATAAAGGTTGTACAGCTTGCCATACAGGAGTAAATTTAGGTGGTAGTATGCAAGCTTTCCAAGTGGCAGCTAAATATAAATTTGCAAATGTAGGAGATTTTAAAGGCGATGCAAATGGTTTGGTTAAAACTCCAACTTTAAGAAACATTGCAGAAACTGCTCCGTATTTTCATAATGGTGCTATTTGGTCTTTAAAAGATGCAATCAAAGAAATGGGTAGTGTTCAACTTGGTATAGAAATTTCTGATAAAGAAGCAGCTTCTATAGAAACATTCTTAAATGCTTTAACAGGTAAAAAACCAAATATTACTTATCCTCAACTTCCAAAAGCAACTGAAAAAACACCAAAACCAGAGCTTTAA
- the rplU gene encoding 50S ribosomal protein L21, whose translation MYAIIKHSGKQYKVSENDMLNLDRFEAEVKSSIEVSEVLAVCDKELKVGAPFVSGAKVVLAVIAHGKDKKVVIYKKRRRKDSKLKRGFRRQYTRVRVTSIKA comes from the coding sequence ATGTATGCTATTATAAAACATAGCGGAAAGCAGTATAAAGTTAGCGAAAATGATATGCTAAATTTAGATCGCTTTGAAGCTGAAGTAAAATCAAGCATAGAAGTAAGTGAAGTGCTTGCTGTATGCGATAAAGAATTAAAGGTAGGTGCACCTTTTGTAAGTGGTGCAAAGGTTGTTTTAGCAGTGATTGCTCATGGAAAAGACAAAAAAGTTGTGATTTATAAAAAAAGACGCAGAAAAGATTCTAAATTAAAGCGCGGCTTTAGAAGACAATATACTCGTGTTAGAGTTACAAGTATAAAAGCTTAA
- the rpmA gene encoding 50S ribosomal protein L27 — MAHKKGQGSTQNNRDSIGRRLGVKKFGGEFVRAGNIIIRQRGTATHAGNNVGMGKDHTIFALIDGFVKFERKDKNRKKVSVYPA; from the coding sequence ATGGCACACAAGAAAGGTCAAGGTTCAACTCAGAATAATCGCGATTCTATAGGTCGTCGTCTAGGTGTTAAAAAATTTGGTGGAGAATTTGTTCGTGCTGGTAACATCATCATTCGCCAAAGAGGAACAGCAACTCATGCAGGCAATAATGTAGGTATGGGAAAAGATCATACAATTTTTGCTTTAATTGATGGTTTTGTAAAATTCGAAAGAAAAGATAAAAATAGAAAAAAAGTTTCTGTTTATCCTGCATAA
- the obgE gene encoding GTPase ObgE — protein MFIDNVKLVLSSGNGGKGAVSFRREKHVPLGGPDGGDGGNGGDVYFICDNNTHTLAHFKGKKELKAQNGQPGLGRNKNGKRGESLELIVPQGTQVIDAQSGEVLLDMLVEGQKELFLKGGKGGLGNTHFKNSTNQRPDYAQPGVAGKTLSVRLELKLIADVGLVGFPNVGKSTLISVVSNAKPEIANYEFTTLTPKLGMVEVDDYNSFVMADIPGIIEGASDGRGLGLEFLRHIERTSFLLFVLDPLREMSLKEQFCVLRKELEKFSSKLYARNFGLMLSKSDSVNLGEEFAQKIEDDYDELKAYLQSENNPQSFFVKVSSLEKTGLKELKFMLLEEVKKIRNQNNL, from the coding sequence ATGTTTATAGATAATGTAAAACTTGTTTTAAGTTCAGGAAATGGTGGAAAAGGTGCTGTAAGTTTTCGCCGTGAAAAACATGTGCCACTTGGTGGGCCTGATGGGGGTGATGGTGGAAATGGCGGTGATGTGTATTTTATTTGTGATAATAATACCCATACCCTAGCACATTTTAAAGGCAAAAAAGAACTAAAAGCCCAAAATGGCCAACCGGGTTTAGGGCGTAATAAAAATGGCAAAAGAGGGGAAAGTTTAGAGTTAATCGTTCCTCAAGGCACTCAAGTAATTGACGCACAAAGTGGGGAAGTTTTGCTTGATATGTTAGTAGAAGGCCAAAAAGAACTCTTTTTAAAAGGTGGTAAAGGTGGCCTTGGTAATACCCATTTTAAAAACTCAACCAATCAACGCCCAGATTATGCCCAACCAGGTGTAGCAGGCAAAACCTTAAGCGTGCGTTTAGAGCTAAAACTCATAGCTGATGTTGGGCTTGTTGGCTTTCCAAATGTAGGAAAATCCACGCTTATAAGTGTGGTTTCTAATGCAAAACCTGAAATAGCAAATTATGAATTTACTACCTTAACTCCAAAACTTGGTATGGTTGAAGTAGATGATTATAATTCTTTTGTAATGGCAGATATCCCAGGTATTATAGAAGGTGCAAGTGATGGCAGGGGTTTGGGGCTTGAGTTTTTAAGACATATAGAAAGAACTTCTTTTTTGCTTTTTGTGCTTGATCCATTAAGAGAAATGAGCTTAAAAGAGCAATTTTGCGTTTTAAGAAAAGAATTAGAAAAATTTTCAAGCAAGCTTTATGCAAGAAATTTTGGCTTAATGCTTTCAAAAAGTGATAGTGTAAATTTAGGCGAAGAATTTGCACAAAAAATAGAAGATGATTATGATGAATTAAAAGCTTATTTGCAAAGTGAAAATAACCCACAAAGCTTTTTTGTTAAAGTATCAAGCCTTGAAAAAACGGGTTTAAAAGAGCTTAAATTTATGCTTTTAGAAGAAGTTAAAAAAATTAGAAATCAAAATAATCTTTGA
- a CDS encoding DUF6194 family protein, whose translation MSENLTIDFIQEYIKSNFKGLVYKFTYKEHSFFYNPNRVLKNGVYFCTIKENDGINDKASNLNREGVFRLSCSLCDQDYQNLFGQKPKKALKSKVVSLNYDFSMLDLIMPHPIYAYMGYICINNPSRKNFEIFKDYLELSYQKAIKTYQKRIVAL comes from the coding sequence ATGAGTGAAAATTTAACTATAGATTTTATCCAAGAATATATCAAGTCTAATTTTAAAGGTTTGGTATATAAATTTACCTATAAAGAGCATAGCTTTTTTTATAATCCCAATAGGGTTTTAAAAAACGGAGTTTATTTTTGTACTATTAAAGAAAACGATGGCATAAATGATAAAGCTTCAAATTTAAATAGAGAGGGTGTGTTTCGTCTAAGTTGCTCTCTTTGTGATCAAGATTACCAAAATCTTTTTGGTCAAAAACCTAAAAAAGCTTTAAAGAGTAAGGTTGTTAGTTTAAATTATGATTTTTCTATGCTCGATCTTATCATGCCTCATCCAATTTATGCTTATATGGGATATATTTGTATTAACAACCCTTCTAGAAAAAATTTTGAAATTTTTAAAGATTATCTTGAGCTTTCATATCAAAAAGCTATAAAAACTTATCAAAAAAGGATAGTGGCATTATGA
- the fmt gene encoding methionyl-tRNA formyltransferase: MKNIIFMGTPSYATCILKELINKGFNVQALFTQPDKPVGRKQILTPSDTKKFVLENNLNIEIFTPKSLKDENIINGIKSLKPDFIVVAAYGKILPKEILDIAPCVNLHASLLPKYRGASPIQSAILNADKISGVCTMLMEEGLDSGAILESKECGIEGKNSAEVFTMLSNLAAKLTISTLLNFEKIIPKKQDESLVTYCKKIKKEHGLIELNDASEIYQKFLAFTPWPGIFLENGMKFLDIELVDKEKNQNSGVILQVEKESFLLSCKKGILRIKSLQESGKKALDAKTYLNGRRLKIGDNLF; the protein is encoded by the coding sequence ATGAAAAATATTATTTTTATGGGAACTCCCTCTTATGCAACTTGTATTTTAAAAGAGCTTATTAATAAAGGCTTTAATGTTCAAGCTTTATTTACTCAGCCTGATAAACCTGTGGGAAGAAAGCAAATTTTAACTCCAAGTGATACTAAAAAATTTGTTTTAGAAAATAATTTAAATATAGAAATTTTCACTCCAAAAAGCTTAAAAGATGAAAATATAATCAATGGAATAAAAAGCTTAAAACCTGATTTTATAGTTGTTGCTGCTTATGGGAAGATTTTACCAAAAGAAATTTTAGATATTGCTCCTTGCGTCAATTTGCACGCTTCTTTACTTCCTAAATATCGTGGTGCTTCTCCTATACAAAGTGCTATCTTAAATGCGGATAAAATAAGCGGGGTTTGCACTATGCTTATGGAAGAAGGGCTTGATAGTGGTGCTATTTTAGAAAGCAAAGAATGTGGCATTGAGGGTAAAAATTCAGCTGAAGTTTTTACCATGCTTTCAAATTTAGCTGCTAAGCTTACTATTTCTACGCTTTTGAATTTTGAAAAAATTATCCCAAAAAAGCAAGATGAAAGTTTGGTTACATATTGCAAAAAAATCAAAAAAGAGCATGGTTTAATTGAACTTAATGATGCAAGTGAAATTTATCAAAAATTTTTAGCTTTTACACCTTGGCCTGGAATTTTTTTAGAAAATGGTATGAAATTTTTAGATATAGAATTAGTTGATAAGGAAAAAAATCAAAATTCAGGTGTGATTTTACAAGTAGAAAAGGAAAGCTTTTTGCTTTCATGTAAAAAAGGCATTTTAAGGATTAAATCTTTACAAGAAAGCGGAAAAAAAGCTTTAGATGCTAAGACTTATTTGAATGGTAGAAGGTTGAAAATTGGAGATAATTTATTTTGA
- a CDS encoding biotin--[acetyl-CoA-carboxylase] ligase gives MEIIYFDELDSTQLYLCNKIRNNEIIDNCAVCAFTQSAGIGSRENSWQSKKGNLHFSFCIKIQDLTQDLPLASASIYFAFLMKELLNDLDSKVWLKWPNDFYLDDKKIGGLMSSKINEFLVVGIGINLAYAPFDAEILDIKVDIKEIINNYIDYIQKKQSWKDIFSKYMLEFEKSRKFFIHNEGKILSLEEALLYKDGSILLDNKRIYSLR, from the coding sequence TTGGAGATAATTTATTTTGATGAGCTTGATTCTACACAGCTTTATTTGTGTAATAAAATTCGCAATAATGAAATTATAGATAATTGCGCTGTTTGTGCATTTACCCAAAGTGCTGGTATAGGAAGTAGAGAAAATTCATGGCAGAGTAAAAAGGGAAATTTACATTTTTCTTTTTGCATAAAAATACAAGATTTAACACAAGATTTGCCTTTAGCTTCTGCTAGTATTTATTTTGCTTTTTTAATGAAAGAGCTTTTAAATGATTTAGACTCAAAAGTTTGGCTTAAATGGCCTAATGATTTTTATCTTGATGATAAAAAAATTGGTGGATTGATGAGTTCTAAAATTAATGAATTTTTAGTTGTTGGTATAGGTATAAATTTAGCTTATGCACCATTTGATGCAGAAATTTTAGATATAAAAGTTGATATTAAAGAAATAATAAATAATTATATTGATTATATTCAAAAGAAGCAATCATGGAAGGATATTTTTAGCAAGTATATGTTAGAATTTGAAAAATCAAGGAAATTTTTTATACACAATGAAGGTAAAATTTTATCTTTAGAAGAAGCTTTGCTGTATAAAGATGGTTCCATATTGTTAGATAATAAAAGGATATATAGTTTAAGATGA
- a CDS encoding ParA family protein, producing MSEIITIANQKGGVGKTTTAINLAASLAVAEKKVLLIDIDPQANATTGLGFNRSNYEYNIYHVFIGRKKLSEIILKTELPQLYLAPSNISLVGIEQEVVKEGGEYRTILREKLKEISDEYDFIIIDSPPALGSITVNAFAASDSVIIPIQCEFYALEGVAMVLNTIKFVKKTINPKLKIKGFLPTMYSSQNNLSKDTVEDLKQNFKQKLFKTGENEDDFIIIPRNVKLAESPSYGKPIILYDIKSPGSVAYQNLAHSILG from the coding sequence ATGAGTGAGATAATAACCATAGCTAACCAAAAAGGTGGAGTTGGAAAAACTACAACAGCAATAAATTTAGCAGCGTCTTTAGCAGTAGCCGAAAAAAAAGTTCTTTTAATAGATATTGATCCTCAGGCTAATGCTACAACAGGACTTGGTTTTAATAGAAGTAATTATGAGTATAATATATATCATGTTTTTATAGGTAGAAAAAAACTTTCAGAAATTATTTTAAAAACAGAACTTCCTCAGCTTTATTTAGCACCTTCAAATATTTCTTTAGTTGGTATAGAACAAGAGGTTGTAAAAGAAGGTGGAGAGTATAGAACTATATTGAGAGAAAAATTAAAAGAAATTTCTGATGAATATGATTTTATAATCATAGATTCTCCACCAGCTTTAGGAAGCATTACGGTAAATGCTTTTGCAGCAAGTGATAGTGTAATTATACCTATACAATGCGAATTTTATGCACTTGAGGGTGTCGCAATGGTTTTAAATACTATTAAATTTGTGAAAAAAACTATCAATCCTAAATTAAAAATCAAAGGTTTTTTACCAACTATGTATAGCTCTCAAAATAATCTATCAAAAGACACAGTAGAGGATTTAAAACAAAATTTTAAACAAAAGCTTTTTAAAACAGGTGAGAACGAGGATGATTTTATCATTATACCAAGAAATGTAAAATTAGCAGAAAGTCCAAGTTATGGTAAGCCTATTATACTCTATGATATAAAATCTCCAGGTTCAGTAGCATACCAAAATTTAGCTCATTCTATTTTAGGATAA
- a CDS encoding ParB/RepB/Spo0J family partition protein, producing the protein MAKRSALGRGLNSILADIDEVYERELGSNEGRLEFIDLDLISPNPYQPRKNFDEQALEELASSIKEYGLIQPIVVLKKDDFSYVLVAGERRYRACKILKQNEIKAVVLNNDDIKLRELALIENIQRENLNPIELAYSYKELLELHDITQEKLSDIIHKSRPQIANTLRLLNLNQETQEFIIEGKLSQGHAKVLVGLEKDDEKMIVDTIIGQKLNVRDTEKLIKNFKNTNLTNKINSKNCTTQTMKDLHSKFNQLGFKVNSKNLKITISFKNEMDIKKLLEILN; encoded by the coding sequence ATGGCAAAAAGAAGTGCATTAGGAAGAGGCTTAAATAGTATTTTAGCTGATATAGATGAGGTTTATGAAAGAGAGCTTGGATCAAATGAGGGTAGATTGGAATTTATTGATTTAGATTTAATTAGTCCAAACCCTTATCAACCACGAAAAAATTTTGACGAACAAGCTCTTGAAGAGCTTGCAAGTTCGATCAAAGAATATGGACTTATACAACCTATAGTAGTGTTAAAAAAAGATGATTTTTCTTATGTTTTAGTAGCAGGAGAAAGAAGATATAGAGCGTGTAAAATTCTTAAACAAAATGAAATAAAAGCAGTAGTTTTAAATAATGATGATATAAAGTTAAGAGAATTAGCTTTAATTGAAAATATACAAAGGGAAAATTTAAATCCTATAGAATTGGCATATTCTTATAAGGAGTTGTTGGAATTACACGACATAACTCAAGAGAAACTTTCTGATATTATTCATAAATCAAGACCACAAATTGCTAACACTTTAAGACTTTTAAATTTAAATCAAGAGACTCAAGAATTTATCATAGAAGGAAAACTTTCACAAGGACATGCTAAGGTTTTGGTTGGTCTTGAAAAAGATGATGAAAAAATGATAGTTGATACCATCATAGGACAAAAATTAAATGTTAGAGATACTGAAAAACTAATCAAAAATTTTAAAAATACTAACTTGACAAATAAAATAAATAGCAAAAATTGCACCACGCAAACAATGAAAGACTTGCATAGTAAATTTAATCAACTTGGTTTTAAAGTTAATAGTAAAAATTTAAAAATAACTATTTCGTTTAAAAATGAAATGGATATTAAAAAATTATTAGAAATATTAAATTAA